The genomic region GACCCTTTTGTTCAGTGTGAGAAATGGTGTGAAGGGTCACAGATAATGAGTGTTCTGAGTGAGAAAGCAGCCTTCTTTTCGGTGCAAAAGAAGAAGTAAAGAACCCTTTTTTTCTTCTTTCTTTTTTTGTTTTGTTTTGGTGTTGGGTGTACAGAGAGAGAGAGAGAGAGTAAAGAAGCAGAGTGAAGGCAGAGGAAGTATTAATAGCTGGAGCACTGAGAATCTGCAACACCCTTTGTTGGGTTCTGTGCATTCGAACGTTTAGTTTATTAAGCAAAAGTGGGAAAAAACAAACAAAGGCTTCAGCTTTGAGAAAATATGGACGTTTTTCTTTTGTTTTGTTCTTATTCTCTCTACTGATATATGGTCGTAGGCTTAGCACATATATCCTTGCACCATTTTTGGACATAGTGACTAGTGACATCTAATATTTCGTCGACAAACTCATCCGTTTTATCTTTTATATGGTGAAAATTGAGGTACACGTTGATATATCAATAGTACGTAAATCAGTATTTTACAGTAGTAGATGGTTTGGTTATGGAAGATTTACCTCAAAGCCAAGCTCACTCAATGTGCTAGGAGTACATCTTTCTTTTATATTTCTAATGTTTTGATTATTACTGATTACAATTTTTATTGAGTAGGATATTAATCATATAATACCGGTGGATATGTGGAAAACTGCAAATAACAGATTCTGAGTTTTCTGGTTGCTAAAAAAGGATCTTCAAGCTTCAGTGTTGAGTGTCTATATACTTTTTGATTTATATAACCTGGAATGATGGTGGTCTTGATGGATCAACCTTCTTTAGTTTGGAACTTTGCATTGGGTTGTCTACTTGTTCCAACGTTCTAATTTTATAAGTTCACCCGTGACACTGTGCACAAATGGGAGAGAGACTCTTCCCTTTGGTTGTGTTGGGTGGGTGGGGCCGTGGGGGTGTTGTGGGACGGTGGTGTATTGAGGACCCTAGGGTGAATGAGTACCATGTGAAACTGAGTGCGACTTCTCTTGGATTCTCTTGCCATCTTCACAATTGTCTTCTTCAGTTCTTCCCCATGATTTCTCTGTCTCACCAACGAGTTGCTTCTTCAGTCATGCCGTTTGGGCTCGAACTATCAAACTCATTCTGATCAGCATTAAGTGATGTCAAGTGATGCATGCTTGTATTGATTCTAAATGCAGTGAGATGTAAAAGATACTTTGAGTTTGAATCTTAGTATAAATTAGACATGTCACATGACACGATCATCTCTCTTAACCTTCTTAATGAAGTTGTATATAATATGTAAATCCTAAAACGAGATGTGATAGCTGTTTTGACCATGATCCTCAGCAGGAGTAGAGAGGTAACTTAGCAGATCCAAAAGTAAAAAGAAAGGGTGTGGGGCGTGTTACCGCGCAGACACGGAATGTAAAATGCGCGGGTACTAGACTTCTAACCAAACAACAGGGCTTCCGGTGCCATCTCGTGGACGAGGGATTACGAGCAATCCTCATATTCGTTTGCAATCAATACTCGGCTGCTGAGCAAAGGAACAATTAGGGCAGTAACAAAACGAGACCAAACGGGCTCTGTAAAGCTAAGGCGAGGTGCGCTTTAACGTCTGGGTTTCGAGTAACTCGAAGGTTTGTAGTTGTTTGTATGAGATGATTTTGTGTTGACTGATCCTCGAACTCTCCTTATATAGAGGCTCGTAATTAACCGATAAGGATGCAATCCCACAACCTAAGTAGGATTATGCTACCAAAGTTACACAAAGATTCGTTTTGCTTGCGAACTAAGCAACTGGATGACGCATGTCCAATTACATAGGTAGACTTCGCCTAGGTCACAGGTGCTGACCTTTCGCTTATCGAAAACTTCTCAGTCTTCGACGCAGACTCAAACACTGAAGACTTTCTTATCTCGCGAGGTGTTACAGTCCACTACCCACCTAGCGGGTCTCTAGAGCTCGCGCTCTAATGGGTTTTATTTTATTTTAAGGCCACATGTACCGACCCAAATGATATCCAAAACTTTAGTAATTTAATCTTGAACCAAAATATCTGCTGAGCTCAAACAATTGTAGTCACGCCAACTTGTTGTAATACTTCTCTCCCAGCTTTAGTAAACACAGTGCGTAATGGAATACATTGTCTTCAAGATCAAAGTTTCTCTATATAATGAGACTCTAGATACAAGAAAATCAGACTCATAACATTTTTAGCGCGTTGAACATGAACACCTCTATCCTCAAGTTATCTCATTCCTAACACTGATGGCCATGGCGGATCCAATCTGAGCTGCGGTACCATCAACATTCGATCAAACTGAGACTACATTTAACAGAGACTTCTGGTGTCCTATACATTTCTATTTGCTTTAAGAGACCATGATGGTCCTAATATAATAGTCGTTGGGAGTTCTTGGTGCCCTCCACCCACTGTGCCAAAAGAACCTGATTCCTACAATCATTAGGATTTATTCTCTTTTTCAGTCTAAATCATGACATTCTCCATGTGACAAAATCAAAAGGAAAAAGAAGCGGTCTACCACTCTACCGTTGCTCATTGATACCATATATATGGGGGGATAAAATTGATTGTGGTCAGAGAACTGTACTACCAGAGAAAGGTGCCATATCTAGCTTTTGCAATCGTCTTTCATTTCATGTATGCACAATCACATTCGGCTGAAAAGTATGGCAGAAACACTTAGAATCTGCTGTAGTTTTTTCGAAAGAGGAATTGCATTAAACACTTGAATCTGCTTTAGTACAAGCCCTCACTTCAACGGAAGTAGGAATAACCAATTTTTATCACATTCTGTCCTTAATGTATTGTTATCCACGTTGTTTTCGTTTTGTTTTGGTTTTCATTAGAAGCCTTTATCAACGAACATTTACAGTTATGCATATTTTCTTCTTTATTTTATTTTCTGTGAGATATGTTAACTGTGTTTCATTTGGTTGTCTCCTTTATGAGAAGGTTCTACCGACGAACACTCATCGGCGAAACCTATTTATATTTCTACGAGAGAGTTGAGTGAACAATGTTTTAAGCCTGATGTGGATACAAACAAAAAGACTTGTTATGAGCCCAAAATAGATAGTCGAGCAGGGGAGGGTTTCAGTTCACATTTGGATTCACCAGACCCACAATGTCACATTGACCCAAGCCCACATTTCCACTGAAGGTGATAGGTATATCTGAATTGATCAGTTTCAGGGCGCCAATTGAATTGAGAGTTCATTTTCATCAGTTGTTATCCAGTATTTGAGTGAGTGAGGATGTCACTGGCAATGGCAGCCATAGCAATAGCTTCACCAAATCCCCTGCATTCATCTCTAACTTTATCAAATGCCAGAGGAAGAAGATCCTTCTGCACAAGAAGAAGAACCCATTCTCTGAAGATTAGTGGGTCCAGTCTTGCTGATGGCTCTGCTCTTTTTCAAGCAGCCCATTACACTGTATAAGTTTCTTTACTTATGCTTTGTTTTCATTCTTGGTTCAATAAAGTTTTGAGTACATGGGAGCTTAACTGTTATTAATAATGATTTTAGGGATGTATAGCACTTTTGAAGAGTTAAAGCAATTATCTTTATTGTGATTTTGAGTAAAGTTTGAAAATTTGCTAGCAATTAGTATATGGAGTAAGAGAAAGCAGGAAACTTTGTGCTTTTTATGCTAAAATGGTGAAGGTTTAGCTGTTTGGTTGTGGAATAGAAGACCAATATGACAGAATTAGGACATTTCTCTTATGAAAACACAGTGTTTATAGCTTCCTAGTCAAATTTGGAGGTACGTCTGTAATTTGGGCTCGAGTAGTTGAACTATAGCTGACTAGTTTACGAAGGAAGAAACATCATGATCAAAATTATGAAAAGGTTGACAATAGTAATCTCTATCTATTTGTGTCTTGCTTTAGTGATATCTGGATGCTTTGTATATGTAGGAACTAATCGAACGAAGATTGATATTTGACTTTCTAGGTGGATACCTACATTAAGAGCGGTATGGTGATTGGGCTGGGATCTGGTATAGCTTCTGGTATGGCCATGCAGTATATAGGACTGCAACTTGGAGCTGGTGCTTTAAAGGATATAGTGGGGATACCAACGTAAGTATGCATTCTTTCATCTCTTTTAGGATTTACAGTCATCCTTTTTCTCTTTTTTGTTCTGCCTATGATTCTTGGGCTCCTTCCGAAGTTTTTAAAAACTCCTCAAGTGGCTATGCAAGACTGATGTCCATGATTCATAATATACACTGAACATGGTGTTTCTTAACAGGTGGAACTAAAGTCAGACTCTGATCCTATGGAGGGTTGTGTGCTTTCTTGTCTTTTCCATCTTATCATAAAGGAGTATTGCATTTCCCTTATGCAGGTCGGTAGCATCTGCAAGTGAGGCAGCGAAGGCAGGAATTCCATTGGGTCACTATGAGGATAGTTCTCAAGTGTGTACATATTCTAAACATCTGAAAGTTTCCTTTTTCATTTAGGTTTTTTTTGTATGATATGCTTTAGAGGGTTATCCTTGTCTTTTAGTCCAGAAAACGGACCACTAATTGCCATGTCTATGCATTTCCGTTTTGATTCCACAAAAGAAAATGGTACACCTGTTTGAACTACTAGGAATTTATCACGACATGAGAACTGAAAATGGTATTATTTGAGATAGGTTGTACAGATATTATTTGAGATTTCTTAATCACTGTGCCTTGCACCACTCTCAGTGTGTTCGATATAAGATTGCCCCCCAGAATCATACCACAGTAGAATATCATTTTTAACTTACTCCTTTGTAGATTGATTTTGCATTTGATGATGCTGATATTATAGAAGAAAGGACACTTATTGCTGTCATTGGGAGAACAAGATCGCAGGGTGAGGAGTCCATAATCCAAGAGAAGGTGATTTAAGATAATCTTGTCTAGGCCTATTTATTCATTTATTGGGATTTCTAAATTCAAGTCATAGCACGGCAAATTTCTCTAGCCATGTAAATTTTTGTCTGAACTTATTATATTTTCACAGTTATTCAACTTGCATAAATTGATATATCAGAGTTATGTTTCTTATGATGAAGCCTGCAATTTTTATTTCTTTTTGCTTGCAGACTATACTAAATGCAGCAAATAAACTTGTCTTCATAGTCAGAGAAAACCAGTATAAATCTGGTATGGATGGTTCTATACCAGTTTTGGTGAACCCTGTAAGCGGCTATGCCCACCATCTGTTTCGCTTAAGATTTAAGAGAATGACTTTCTGAACTGTCAAAGTAATTTGCAGGTCAACTGGATGGAAACTGCTGAAGAGATTGATGACTTGTTTTTAGGTGATGCAGAGGTCTGTTCCTATATTATGAAGTCACTATTTCAGTATTTTGCTTAGACTACCTTAATCAATAATCAATTTCCTTTACATTTTAGCATAAGAAACTAAGCACTTGCTACTAGTTTCTCTCAGAACAGGTGATTTTATCTCCAATTTAAGTTATAAGAATTTTGTAGGGTCTCCTAGGAGGTACAAATGGTGAATATGCAGTGTGCAATACTTTCAAACTGAAAGAAAATTATTCTTCTAGAAAGATGAATATAGTTATGACTAACAAATTGTAGCTCTAATCTCCTAATTGCTAAATAGAGTGGTCCACCCTTCATAACCCAGCTTTCTATTTTACTCAGCTCTCATTCAATAAATCTAGTGTTATGAACCTTTGAAGCATCATAAAAGATGAAGCTCATCATGTGGGTTATGGTGGTTACAAGTTCTGTGATTATGTTCAAGAAGTTGTAGACATACTTTTGGAGTATAAGTCTTGGTCACTAATAGAATAGATACGATCAGATTGTTAGTATTGCTAGTTTTCAATCTTTCATTTAAGAAGCAAACACAATTTCACAATTAGAAATTATTCATGAGACAAAGGAGATAGCTATATAAATTGATGTTGTAGAATCACTCTCATCTTCTCTAATGATATTTCCTTTTAATCCTTCTGAAGCTCTGGAGGAGACCCTCAGTTGGGCTCGCAGGGCCTCATGGTGGTCAGTTCCCTCTAGTCACCAGAGAAGGCCATAACATTATTGATGTCATATTTACATCTCCAATTCTAAGCCTTGGTAGGTCTTTCAGACGTGGTATTTTCTTGTTTTAATATATGTTTCTGCATTTGACAATAAGCTTGGATTTTTTTTTTTTTTTTCTGAATTTCAATTGTAGCCGAAGTATCGATGAGCCTTGATAACATTGATGGAGTCATAGAGCATGGAATCATTTCCAAGTTCCCGTTAAGTTTTTTGATCCCTATCACTTTTGCTTTTACAGAGATAACATGCCTTTTGCTTTATATATAAACAGAACATCATCACTCTTCTTACGTGCAAATGAGTGATGCACTGATGTTTGTAATAGGTTAGATATTAGCTGTTTCATATTTAACTGCTTGATGCTGGAGGTAAGTTTTACATTAAATAGTAATACAGGTTCATCCGTTCATATCATTATCTATAACTTTTGAGTTGTAAAAATAAATAGATGCATTGGTTTAAAAGTTCATCATTCTTGTAATTGAAATTGTAACCATTTCTTGTCCAATAATAATCATCTATCATGATGATCATAATTAGACATTATATTTTATCCATAAGTGCAGTTTATCTGCAGTTGTCGATCCAGAAGTGCATTTAACTGCAACAAATTGAAAAAAGAAAAAGAACAATATGCAACTTACTGAGTTGCACCTTGTGACTACTGACTATTGAGTTCATATGGACATCCAAATTCTTGTTCCATTTTTGTGTTCACAATCAGAGATCCTATATTTACTTGTTAAAAAACAGTGTTATTTCCATGGTAAAATGTTGTTATCTTAAAATGTTAATTAGGTTTTCCCATTACTTGTGTTGAGTTACAGATGCACTGCAGTAATCGCTTCGGAAAATGGGCTGTCTGTTGTTGATAATGTGCCTAAGAATGCAGTAAAGGAACCTTAATAGCAAGAGCTTGCATCACACTTACGGGGTTCTTCGGTATTTTTCTTTCTTTCTTTCATTCTCCACACTTAGCCTCTGTACAGATTTACTGTTATCAAAGGTCCCATGTTTATTATGTGCCATTCTCGTATGGCTTTAGTACATAATATATAAATTGTACCCACTATGTATATAGTAAATGTTTGTTTGGTGATAGGTATGGAACTTGGGTTGGATGAACCTATGTACCAACCTGCATTTTGAGAATGTGATTTGGTTGAGCATATACAAATAGAGGAATCTTCAAGCTGACAAATTCAAGCATATAATATGTTTGTTTTACTTGGCAAAACTTGTTCTATTTGAGTAATAAAGAGTTTGCATTATGAATTCTTGTTTTTCTTTCTTTTCTTTTTTGTGTGGACAACTATGAATTCTTGTTTGTGTTTGAGCTTTTTCAGGCACAATGGAAATGTTATGCTCTTTTAGCTTTGTCACTTTCATAGGCCTTGTTTATTGGGGGAGGTGGTGCGTAGTGTACATTAATAACCTGTGATAATGATTGATAGGGTCAATATATGTATATGCTTATACAGTTGGACTAAAACAAGCAAGGCCAAAATGTTAAAAGAGTCATAGATGTAGGCGAGATGTATCTTGAAAGATAACAGTTAAGTTAGACATCAGTTCCTACATTTTAAGCATTCAATCCAACTCTAAATTATTAGTCTTTTCTATCTGCACACTAAAATATATCAGTTCCTAAATTGCATGTCTTAATATATTGACATCAGCTTCACACTAAAATATATAAGGCACATGTGCAAAGAGCACGCCAAGCTTGACAGTGCAATATTGCCTAGTCTTCCTACTCCTGCGCCAGATTTCGACTAAACTGACTGGGTTAAGTCTGCTCTGGTGTGTCTGCTATCTTGTGTAACATGACCAACTTTGAAGATTGATCAGGTATAAACTTCTTTAACAGTTGGTGAATCTGGGGGTAGATTCATTTACTTGGGTCATTCAGTTATAAACTTCCTACTCCTGCGCCACATTCTTTTGTCATGTTCTGTGACATAGTCAGGTTGGGCCTTTAGACTTTGCAACCAAATCGGACGCCATTGATGAATGAGTTAACTTGTAATTCTGCCTCACAGGTACTATAGAAAAATAGATGGACACACACTGTTTCATGGATTGTGTGGATCATATAATTATGATCGACGGATTAATTAAATCGATTCTTAGTTTGTATGAAGTCACATCTGATCAAGATCTATCATCAGGTTTTATTAATTATCAAGGACATGATTAGTCGTGGTTTAGGATATATGATTTTTTTTTTATTGGATTAGGGTGGTTCGGTGAATGATACAGACATATACAAATGTTTAAGAATATTAGGTAAAGATATCGTCATTATGATTACAATAAGTATCCTCTGTACATCTACGTTTATATTATTATCAAGGATAATTAGATAAATGTTATTAACTACTAAAGCTAGAAGTCTAATTTCCGGTATAATATTTAGTCATCAAATCTAATTTCCGGTGCATATATTTCCTCCTCCTTGAGATAACAGAGGTCTGAATTGACAACCTCTGGAGATGAACGTCTAATGCATGCATCTCTTATAATTTTGATGTGGAACTTTGATGTGGAACTTTGAATTTTGATACCCCTTTGTACTTTGATGTGGAACTTTGAATTTTGATACCCCTTTGTAGTAGCAGCTTCTTCTGAAACTCTTTGCATTTAGTCTAGCACCACTAATTGTTCTGTTTCTGTTCTCTTACCACCAACTCGGACAAGAAATTAGTTGGTCAACATCAAAGATGGAAGTCAACTTTAGCATGCCAAGGATGGCATCTGCTACTGTTACCAATCAGACTTCAATTTTTTTTTTATACTTTGAAACTAGAAAGCCGATTCAGGTGTATTAGTTTAGTAGCTAATGCTGTTCTGTAGATCTATACTAATTATCTGAGGATAAAAGAAATAGTTTGTCTTAGTTCTCACAAGTTAGGAAAGTAGCTTTGGCAATTGTAGCAGAACATGGAGAAATGTGGAAGTAGCTTTTTCACTCCTAACTTTCCAAGTTATAACAGCACATGTTTCATGTTTTACTTATTCTTATCAAGTTCTGCAGAAAGGTTGCACAAAATGACTGATGCCTAAGTAAAAGATAAAGATGCAAGTCATGTAACAGAAATGTGTCTGAAATTCAATTTTTATTTTCTCTTGTAAATTTCCACAGCACAAAAATAAAAATTACAAAAAGAGGGCTATCTAATTTGGTTAAGAACTTATGATATTGCAATTTCACCATCCAGGGAACTTCACAACAGTCCCTGATCATGCCTAGTGACAAGTAAGACGAACTGGAAGTCCTTTTTCTGGGGTAGGCATCATATCACCTGTGATCTTCTCCTTAGGAAACACCACTTCCCACTTGAACCTCTTGACCACATTGTGAACAAAAGTGAGTATCGCAAGCCTAGCATACTCTTTACCTGGGCACATTCTTGGTCCTCCTCCAAATGGAACAAATGTGAATGGTGGGAATGCACTCAAGTCATCGTATCTTGAGGGGTCAAACTTTTCTGGGTTGGGGAAGTATTCTGGGTTCATGTTTGTTGTGCTAACAGTCCAATACACCTGCAACAACAAAAAAGACTTGTTTAGCTACTTGGTTTTAACCAAAGAAGCTTGTATTAAGTCGCAAATAAAGATGAGGATGAACAAGGTTTATACCTTCCAGCCCTTGGGAATGGTGTAACCGGCATACTCAAAATCTGTCAAAGCCTCTCTGAATGTTCCCTGAAGTGGTGGAGTGAATCTCATAACCTCATATATGACATTCCATGAGTACTTCATCTTGTTCAAGTCTTCCCATTCCAAAAGTTGTCCTGGCTTCTTTGACTCTGCAATGTCCATTTGTTCTGTTTTCATAATGACAACACAAAACCCCAATAAGTATATCATTACAAAAAAATATATCAATTTGATGAATTGGGTCATGAAGTTGTGAAGGGAATTACCTGCTAGGACCTTGGCATAGATGTCAGGCCTTTCTCCCACATATTTCATGAAGAAAGTCATAGCTGTAGCCACAGTACTGTACCCAGCAGTCAACAAACCCATCATCTTATCTGCAATCTCAGCCTCAGGCATGTGTTGCCCAGATGGATCACTTGCCACAATCATATGTGTCAGAATATCCATCATAGGTGCTCCTGATGCCATTGCAGCCTTCTTCTCCTGGATCACAGTCTTCAACTCCTTCCTGATTGCATCAGCTGCTTTTGTTGCCCTGTGGAAAATGGTTCCGGGGAAGTTCACAATAAGTGAGTGCATCCCCACAGTCACATCATCAAAGTTCTCCACCAGCCTAGCAATCCTCTCCGGCTCATCAATCCCCAAGAAGAATCTGCAGGCAAGACTAAGAGTCAAAGTCTTGGCCAAAGGGTAGGCCAAGACCTGGTTCTTGCCTTCCCAGTACACCTTCATCTGTTCTTGGGTGATTGAGTCCATCTTCCCCAAGTACCTCATCAATGCTTCTGGCTTAAGGAACCCCGGTGACTTTAGTACTTTCGACTCTTCATCGCGAGCAATCTGTTTCGGAGCAGCAGCAGGAGTAGCAGCCTTGTACGACCTGAACATCTTCTGCATAGAGTGTGGACGGAATGCTGTGAAGTACTTCTGCTCATTGCTGAAGAGAAACTTGTGGCCATTAGGTCCACAAATGACAGCAGTTTTCTCCCCGAGAATCTTTGTCTTGAAGATGTCAGGGGAGTACCTCTTCATCCTCTTGAACACAAAGTTTTCAGGCTTTCCAAAAAGAAACTCGAGAGTTTCTCCCACGATAGGCCACCCCATGCTGCCTGGTGGGAGGTTCTTGCCATCTTCGGATTTGAATGCGAAGAGAGCAAAGGCGAGAAAAGCAGCACCCAAAGAGAGAACAAGGTAAAGGGTCTCCATGGCTGGAGTTGAGAGCTTAGTTGATTGTTAGCTGAGACTGGATCGAGTGATCGAGGAAGCAGTGATGTTTGTGGAGCTTTAGGAGGTTTATATATAAAGGCCAAAAGTCGTCAATGTTGAATATTCTTCTGCCTGAATTATTTTACTTTGTTTGGGTCTGCATTCTGCCATGTTGAATATTAAGGAGATGGACAACATGGACCCGTTTAGTATTTTCCTACAAACTTAAACATCATGGCGTTACATAAACTTAAACTCATTTTACAGATAAACCTACCTCCTTAATTATATATAGTCATTAGCCAGCTACGGTAGTCCACAATAGTGAGGTTTCTAAGTTATACGTATAAGAAATGAACATATATACAGTGAGAAAACAATATACGCACAAAAATGTGTATATATATACGAGAAAGAGTATATATGTCGATGTTTACAAACACAAGATTACAAGCACCAGCTCCATGAATACAAAAGAGATTAAGAGATACCAAGGCCTGGCATGGAGTTGCAATCTTGTTGATTCCAATTTTCAGAGAGTTGTTTAACTTATGTAAGCCAACAAATGATGCCTTGCTCCATGCAATGTATAGATGCCAAGGGTCGGCTTGAATCTGTTCATCTTATTGATACTCGTTACTGTCCTCACCAACCAAATAACGTCGTCATGGAAGTGGTCTGTGAACTAGTTCTCCAAAAAGTCTGTAATATTTGGTGCCAAACTTGCTAATTAACGACATTTCTGTGCTTGTTAAAATTAATTTGATCATGAAGTTCGAACATGAAACTCTCACGCTGATGAAAATAGAAGAGCGAAAGCACGAGCTGCAAGATTTTACTTGCTCTCTGATCACTGACTGCGAGAACTCATGGAGTTGTTGTTGGTCATGGTCAATTAGGGTGGGTCGTTCAATTATTTAACTTCTGTTTGTCGATGACCTCAACACATTCCTTCGTCATTATTCTATGACTTGGTCCTTCTAAATTTAAAGTGTAGACCAATATATAGAGTTGCCTATATTTATATATATATATTTATATATATATACTGATTTTCTCAGCTGCGGACGTCCGCACCAAAAAATTGGTACGGATTTTCATTTTTGCACCACTTTCCGATAGAATTTCCTCATCTCCACAGTCTAATATTTAGATAATATTGTGTAGATCATCTCTGTAAAATTTCAGCCAACTTGGTGATCGTTAAGGCCCTCAAAGTCGAAAAACAAATGGACAGACTGAATTCNNNNNNNNNNNNNNNNNNNNNNNNNNNNNNNNNNNNNNNNNNNNNNNNNNNNNNNNNNNNNNNNNNNNNNNNNNNNNNNNNNNNNNNNNNNNNNNNNNNNNNNNNNNNNNNNNNNNNNNNNNNNNNNNNNNNNNNNNNNNNNNNNNNNNNNNNNNNNNNNNNNNNN from Fragaria vesca subsp. vesca linkage group LG3, FraVesHawaii_1.0, whole genome shotgun sequence harbors:
- the LOC101291510 gene encoding probable ribose-5-phosphate isomerase-like, which encodes MQYIGLQLGAGALKDIVGIPTSVASASEAAKAGIPLGHYEDSSQIDFAFDDADIIEERTLIAVIGRTRSQGEESIIQEKTILNAANKLVFIVRENQYKSGMDGSIPVLVNPVNWMETAEEIDDLFLGDAEVFPLLVLSYRCTAVIASENGLSVVDNVPKNAVKEP
- the LOC101292094 gene encoding cytochrome P450 716B2-like, translated to METLYLVLSLGAAFLAFALFAFKSEDGKNLPPGSMGWPIVGETLEFLFGKPENFVFKRMKRYSPDIFKTKILGEKTAVICGPNGHKFLFSNEQKYFTAFRPHSMQKMFRSYKAATPAAAPKQIARDEESKVLKSPGFLKPEALMRYLGKMDSITQEQMKVYWEGKNQVLAYPLAKTLTLSLACRFFLGIDEPERIARLVENFDDVTVGMHSLIVNFPGTIFHRATKAADAIRKELKTVIQEKKAAMASGAPMMDILTHMIVASDPSGQHMPEAEIADKMMGLLTAGYSTVATAMTFFMKYVGERPDIYAKVLAEQMDIAESKKPGQLLEWEDLNKMKYSWNVIYEVMRFTPPLQGTFREALTDFEYAGYTIPKGWKVYWTVSTTNMNPEYFPNPEKFDPSRYDDLSAFPPFTFVPFGGGPRMCPGKEYARLAILTFVHNVVKRFKWEVVFPKEKITGDMMPTPEKGLPVRLTCH